A window of the Sabethes cyaneus chromosome 1, idSabCyanKW18_F2, whole genome shotgun sequence genome harbors these coding sequences:
- the LOC128743280 gene encoding solute carrier family 22 member 21-like, with translation MAGAESDVAFDRIMEAVGDDGPFQKRYNLFFNVTTVMFVSMTVVNILLILTVPEHHCSVPGMELYGVTSQAQWRNLTLPSEINSRGEQDYSACLMYNVSKYPVGTRPELMSFQENDTIDCVDGYDYDRQYFDLIPITEQNWVCDKELYATNVFAFVRVAEVGGTFVLGQLGDRIGRLPVYLISTATITIGRTLAVFSAPQYWLFAALAFLGSFSSNTGFQSPLIVAMEISKDENRATLSMWQLFGWTAGVCLAPLVLWWCRDWRWFLLITSLPCLMAYCLPQYNIESPRWLASQGRYRHCLRELQKIAKINGKRFDYTEHDLREQVPQKEAEQTYGVASLFSGWHMSKLTSLLLIGWVCNTIPTFTLFLLSMQMGGNPFLNFFWQGAIELPAYFCGQLLSDCLGRRFTNSGAFLGIALSCLPVIFIIHHSGTELYVTIFAIIIKFFVCITYFTLYLQSFELYPTSLRQTGTSFGIIVANVFGTLGPYIVFLGTNYDIRLPFVAMGLIGLLGLIASIYLPETLYQKLPETMEEGRRFGKDQRFWSLPRKMCDSEIIGSGTEQTTAAGEKEGLNRNASGVRY, from the exons ATGGCCGGGGCAGAAAGTGATGTCGCATTTGATCGGATCATGGAAGCCGTCGGGGACGACGGTCCATTCCAGAAGCGGTACAATCTGTTCTTCAACGTGACAACTGTAATGTTCGTGTCGATGACAGTCGTTAATATTTTGCTGATATTAACCGTACCGGAGCATCACTGTTCCGTACCAGGGATGGAATTGTACGGAGTAACTTCGCAAGCCCAGTGGAGAAATTTAACACTCCCCAG TGAGATCAATAGTCGGGGAGAACAGGATTACAGCGCCTGTCTGATGTACAATGTTTCCAAGTATCCGGTTGGCACGCGGCCGGAACTGATGAGCTTCCAGGAGAACGATACAATCGACTGTGTCGATGGGTACGACTACGATCGgcagtatttcgatttaatccCCATTACGGAGCAGAACTGGGTGTGTGATAAGGAACTGTACGCCACCAACGTGTTTGCCTTTGTGCGAGTTGCCGAGGTTGGTGGAACGTTTGTGCTTGGACAGCTAGGCGACAG GATAGGCCGACTACCGGTGTACCTGATCAGCACCGCTACGATAACGATCGGCCGGACGCTGGCCGTGTTTTCCGCCCCGCAGTACTGGCTGTTCGCTGCGCTGGCATTCCTGGGTAGCTTCTCGTCGAATACCGGCTTCCAGTCACCGCTGATTGTGGCAATGGAAATTTCCAAAGATGAAAACCGAGCCACCCTCTCGATGTGGCAACTGTTCGGCTGGACGGCCGGCGTCTGCTTGGCTCCGTTGGTTCTCTGGTGGTGCCGAGACTGGCGCTGGTTCCTGCTGATCACTTCGCTGCCTTGTCTTATGGCGTACTGCCTGCCGCAGTACAACATCGAATCGCCTCGTTGGTTGGCCAGCCAAGGACGGTACCGGCATTGCCTTCGGGAATTACAGAAAATTGCCAAAATCAATGGAAAGCGATTCGACTACACGGAGCATGATCTACGCGAGCAGGTTCCTCAGAAGGAAGCAGAGCAGACGTATGGCGTAGCTTCGCTATTTAGTGGATGGCATATGAGCAAACTAACTAGTCTACTACTGATCGGTTGGGTTTGTAACACTATACCGACGTTTACATTGTTTCTGCTTAGTATGCAAATGGGCGGAAATCCATTCTTGAACTTTTTCTGGCAAGGCGCCATCGAACTACCGGCTTACTTCTGCGGGCAACTGCTAAGCGACTGCCTCGGACGACGCTTCACCAACAGCGGAGCATTCCTGGGTATCGCTTTGTCATGTCTTCCAGTAATATTTATAATCCATCATAGCGGTACTGAACTCTACGTAACCATCTTCGCCATAATCATCAAGTTTTTCGTCTGCATAACCTATTTCACATTGTATCTACAATCATTCGAATTGTATCCAACTTCGCTGAGACAGACGGGCACGTCATTCGGAATTATAGTGGCCAACGTGTTTGGAACTCTTGGACCGTACATAGTATTTTTGGGAACCAACTACGATATTCGACTTCCTTTCGTGGCGATGGGTCTGATTGGATTGCTGGGGTTGATAGCGTCCATTTACCTGCCGGAAACACTCTACCAGAAACTGCCGGAAACAATGGAAGAGGGACGGCGATTCGGTAAGGATCAACGGTTTTGGAGTTTACCGAGAAAAATGTGCGATTCGGAGATTATTGGTTCAGGGACTGAACAAACGACAGCTGCAGGCGAAAAGGAAGGACTGAATCGGAACGCATCGGGCGTCCGATATTAA